The Oncorhynchus tshawytscha isolate Ot180627B linkage group LG12, Otsh_v2.0, whole genome shotgun sequence genome includes a window with the following:
- the nr2f1a gene encoding nuclear receptor subfamily 2 group F member 1-A isoform X1 codes for MAMVVSVWRDPQEDVVGGPPSGPNPATQPAREQQQTASAAPHTPQTPSQPGPPSTPGTAGEKGSQNSGPQHIECVVCGDKSSGKHYGQFTCEGCKSFFKRSVRRNLTYTCRANRNCPIDQHHRNQCQYCRLKKCLKVGMRREAVQRGRMPPTQPNPGQYALTNGDPLNGHCYLSGYISLLLRAEPYPTSRYGSQCMQPNNIMGIENICELAARLLFSAVEWARNIPFFPDLQITDQVSLLRLTWSELFVLNAAQCSMPLHVAPLLAAAGLHASPMSADRVVAFMDHIRIFQEQVEKLKALHVDSAEYSCIKAIVLFTSDACGLSDAAHIESLQEKSQCALEEYVRSQYPNQPSRFGKLLLRLPSLRTVSSSVIEQLFFVRLVGKTPIETLIRDMLLSGSSFNWPYMSIQ; via the exons ATGGCAATGGTAGTTAGCGTCTGGCGAGATCCGCAGGAAGACGTGGTCGGAGGACCTCCAAGCGGCCCAAATCCAGCAACTCAGCCGGCGAGGGAGCAACAGCAGACGGCGTCGGCAGCCCCGCACACTCCGCAGACCCCTAGTCAGCCAGGACCCCCGTCAACACCTGGGACTGCTGGGGAGAAGGGGAGTCAGAATTCTGGTCCACAGCATATAGAATGTGTTGTTTGCGGAGACAAATCGAGCGGCAAGCACTATGGTCAGTTCACCTGCGAGGGATGCAAAAGTTTCTTCAAGAGGAGTGTCCGAAGGAACTTAACGTATACATGTCGTGCCAATAGGAACTGTCCCATTGACCAACACCACCGAAATCAGTGCCAATACTGTCGGCTGAAGAAATGTTTGAAAGTGGGAATGCGGCGGGAAG CGGTTCAGCGAGGACGAATGCCTCCAACCCAACCGAACCCAGGTCAGTACGCGCTGACGAACGGGGACCCTCTGAACGGCCATTGCTATCTCTCCGGATACATCTCCTTATTGCTTCGGGCCGAACCATACCCGACGTCCCGATATGGAAGCCAGTGCATGCAGCCCAACAATATCATGGGTATCGAGAACATCTGCGAGCTGGCCGCTCGCTTGCTCTTCAGCGCTGTGGAATGGGCTAGGAACATCCCTTTCTTTCCCGATCTGCAGATCACCGACCAGGTGTCCCTTCTCAGGCTGACGTGGAGCGAGCTGTTTGTGCTAAACGCAGCTCAGTGCTCCATGCCTTTGCATGTGGCCCCTCTGCTTGCCGCGGCAGGCCTCCACGCTTCTCCAATGTCTGCGGACCGAGTCGTGGCTTTCATGGATCACATTCGAATCTTCCAGGAGCAGGTTGAGAAGCTCAAGGCCCTCCACGTTGATTCGGCAGAGTACAGCTGCATCAAGGCAATAGTACTCTTCACATCAG ACGCCTGCGGCCTGTCAGATGCGGCTCACATCGAAAGCCTGCAGGAGAAGTCTCAGTGCGCCCTGGAGGAATACGTGAGGAGCCAGTACCCTAACCAGCCCAGCCGCTTTGGCAAGCTCTTGCTGCGGCTGCCCTCTCTCCGCACCGTCTCCTCATCGGTAATTGAGCAGCTGTTCTTCGTCCGCTTGGTAGGTAAAACTCCTATTGAAACCCTCATCAGGGATATGCTATTATCCGGGAGCAGCTTCAACTGGCCTTACATGTCCATCCAATGA
- the nr2f1a gene encoding nuclear receptor subfamily 2 group F member 1-A isoform X3 encodes MPPTQPNPGQYALTNGDPLNGHCYLSGYISLLLRAEPYPTSRYGSQCMQPNNIMGIENICELAARLLFSAVEWARNIPFFPDLQITDQVSLLRLTWSELFVLNAAQCSMPLHVAPLLAAAGLHASPMSADRVVAFMDHIRIFQEQVEKLKALHVDSAEYSCIKAIVLFTSDACGLSDAAHIESLQEKSQCALEEYVRSQYPNQPSRFGKLLLRLPSLRTVSSSVIEQLFFVRLVGKTPIETLIRDMLLSGSSFNWPYMSIQ; translated from the exons ATGCCTCCAACCCAACCGAACCCAGGTCAGTACGCGCTGACGAACGGGGACCCTCTGAACGGCCATTGCTATCTCTCCGGATACATCTCCTTATTGCTTCGGGCCGAACCATACCCGACGTCCCGATATGGAAGCCAGTGCATGCAGCCCAACAATATCATGGGTATCGAGAACATCTGCGAGCTGGCCGCTCGCTTGCTCTTCAGCGCTGTGGAATGGGCTAGGAACATCCCTTTCTTTCCCGATCTGCAGATCACCGACCAGGTGTCCCTTCTCAGGCTGACGTGGAGCGAGCTGTTTGTGCTAAACGCAGCTCAGTGCTCCATGCCTTTGCATGTGGCCCCTCTGCTTGCCGCGGCAGGCCTCCACGCTTCTCCAATGTCTGCGGACCGAGTCGTGGCTTTCATGGATCACATTCGAATCTTCCAGGAGCAGGTTGAGAAGCTCAAGGCCCTCCACGTTGATTCGGCAGAGTACAGCTGCATCAAGGCAATAGTACTCTTCACATCAG ACGCCTGCGGCCTGTCAGATGCGGCTCACATCGAAAGCCTGCAGGAGAAGTCTCAGTGCGCCCTGGAGGAATACGTGAGGAGCCAGTACCCTAACCAGCCCAGCCGCTTTGGCAAGCTCTTGCTGCGGCTGCCCTCTCTCCGCACCGTCTCCTCATCGGTAATTGAGCAGCTGTTCTTCGTCCGCTTGGTAGGTAAAACTCCTATTGAAACCCTCATCAGGGATATGCTATTATCCGGGAGCAGCTTCAACTGGCCTTACATGTCCATCCAATGA
- the nr2f1a gene encoding nuclear receptor subfamily 2 group F member 1-A isoform X2, with protein MAMVVSVWRDPQEDVVGGPPSGPNPATQPAREQQQTASAAPHTPQTPSQPGPPSTPGTAGEKGSQNSGPQHIECVVCGDKSSGKHYGQFTCEGCKSFFKRSVRRNLTYTCRANRNCPIDQHHRNQCQYCRLKKCLKVGMRREVQRGRMPPTQPNPGQYALTNGDPLNGHCYLSGYISLLLRAEPYPTSRYGSQCMQPNNIMGIENICELAARLLFSAVEWARNIPFFPDLQITDQVSLLRLTWSELFVLNAAQCSMPLHVAPLLAAAGLHASPMSADRVVAFMDHIRIFQEQVEKLKALHVDSAEYSCIKAIVLFTSDACGLSDAAHIESLQEKSQCALEEYVRSQYPNQPSRFGKLLLRLPSLRTVSSSVIEQLFFVRLVGKTPIETLIRDMLLSGSSFNWPYMSIQ; from the exons ATGGCAATGGTAGTTAGCGTCTGGCGAGATCCGCAGGAAGACGTGGTCGGAGGACCTCCAAGCGGCCCAAATCCAGCAACTCAGCCGGCGAGGGAGCAACAGCAGACGGCGTCGGCAGCCCCGCACACTCCGCAGACCCCTAGTCAGCCAGGACCCCCGTCAACACCTGGGACTGCTGGGGAGAAGGGGAGTCAGAATTCTGGTCCACAGCATATAGAATGTGTTGTTTGCGGAGACAAATCGAGCGGCAAGCACTATGGTCAGTTCACCTGCGAGGGATGCAAAAGTTTCTTCAAGAGGAGTGTCCGAAGGAACTTAACGTATACATGTCGTGCCAATAGGAACTGTCCCATTGACCAACACCACCGAAATCAGTGCCAATACTGTCGGCTGAAGAAATGTTTGAAAGTGGGAATGCGGCGGGAAG TTCAGCGAGGACGAATGCCTCCAACCCAACCGAACCCAGGTCAGTACGCGCTGACGAACGGGGACCCTCTGAACGGCCATTGCTATCTCTCCGGATACATCTCCTTATTGCTTCGGGCCGAACCATACCCGACGTCCCGATATGGAAGCCAGTGCATGCAGCCCAACAATATCATGGGTATCGAGAACATCTGCGAGCTGGCCGCTCGCTTGCTCTTCAGCGCTGTGGAATGGGCTAGGAACATCCCTTTCTTTCCCGATCTGCAGATCACCGACCAGGTGTCCCTTCTCAGGCTGACGTGGAGCGAGCTGTTTGTGCTAAACGCAGCTCAGTGCTCCATGCCTTTGCATGTGGCCCCTCTGCTTGCCGCGGCAGGCCTCCACGCTTCTCCAATGTCTGCGGACCGAGTCGTGGCTTTCATGGATCACATTCGAATCTTCCAGGAGCAGGTTGAGAAGCTCAAGGCCCTCCACGTTGATTCGGCAGAGTACAGCTGCATCAAGGCAATAGTACTCTTCACATCAG ACGCCTGCGGCCTGTCAGATGCGGCTCACATCGAAAGCCTGCAGGAGAAGTCTCAGTGCGCCCTGGAGGAATACGTGAGGAGCCAGTACCCTAACCAGCCCAGCCGCTTTGGCAAGCTCTTGCTGCGGCTGCCCTCTCTCCGCACCGTCTCCTCATCGGTAATTGAGCAGCTGTTCTTCGTCCGCTTGGTAGGTAAAACTCCTATTGAAACCCTCATCAGGGATATGCTATTATCCGGGAGCAGCTTCAACTGGCCTTACATGTCCATCCAATGA